A region from the Silene latifolia isolate original U9 population chromosome 7, ASM4854445v1, whole genome shotgun sequence genome encodes:
- the LOC141590748 gene encoding cysteine-rich receptor-like protein kinase 6, with translation MGHIVLVLTSILFCQLSNKVDSKFTYDHSGCTGTELNYTKGSVYENNLDRVLNNLSSKSTSLKFDNYTFGDGANQVYGIFQCRFDISFNVCSACINDATQMITGVCPLYGEAIVWYFECMLRYSNRNIFSLSEDYPWAYLTPGSEVADYEEFSPILAKALNGVIKNASSTSSRYAFGETDSTFFERLYSFAQCTPDIDNLGCNSCLTSALSLLNSCCNASSGVMIFYPSCQLRYGTSPFLEDIPQPSLSPPLPPSPPAPAIHHAQQTRPEKETSSKSKITAAIAASASVGLLVLAFVLGICLYRKRSKKASPNDIEGLGEAELVHYDFATMKTATRDFSAENTLGRGGFGFVYKGTLENGDQLAIKRLSSTSGQGTEEFLAEARFLAKLQHNNVVKLVGFCLEGEEKLLVYDYMSNASLERFLFDPTKRTLLDWKTRSRIITGIAKGLQYLHEDSRLTIIHRDIKPENILLDKEMNPKIADFGLAKRTGLAEKYGTTDVIKGTQGYMAPECVNGEYSNKSDVYSFGIMLLEIVSGLNNRTYYQESKKSLQSHAWILWNEERSIELVDPELDKTYSSKYIERFIQIGLICVQAD, from the exons ATGGGACATATTGTGCTTGTTCTTACATCAATTTTGTTTTGTCAACTTTCTAACAAAGTTGATTCAAAATTCACGTATGATCATAGTGGTTGTACCGGTACAGAATTGAATTACACAAAAGGTAGTGTATATGAAAATAACCTCGATCGAGTTCTAAACAATTTATCCTCCAAATCGACTTCTCTCAAGTTCGATAATTACACTTTTGGCGATGGGGCTAACCAAGTGTATGGCATTTTTCAATGTCGCTTTGACATTAGCTTCAACGTTTGTAGCGCGTGCATCAATGACGCGACTCAAATGATAACTGGCGTATGCCCGTTATATGGCGAAGCTATTGTATGGTACTTTGAGTGCATGTTACGGTATTCTAATCGTAACATCTTCTCTTTGTCCGAGGATTATCCATGGGCTTACCTAACGCCCGGGAGTGAGGTTGCGGACTATGAAGAATTTTCTCCAATACTAGCCAAAGCATTGAATGGCGTAATCAAAAATGCGTCATCTACCTCTTCACGTTATGCTTTTGGAGAAACTGATTCGACATTTTTCGAACGATTATACAGCTTTGCGCAGTGCACGCCAGATATAGATAATCTTGGGTGTAATAGTTGTCTTACAAGCGCTTTATCCCTATTGAACTCATGTTGTAATGCAAGTTCAGGGGTAATGATCTTTTATCCTAGTTGTCAGTTGAGGTATGGTACGAGTCCGTTTTTGGAAGATATTCCTCAGCCATCTCTATCGCCGCCTCTGCCTCCTTCTCCTCCTGCCCCCGCCATCCATCACG CTCAGCAAACAAGACCGGAAAAGGAAACATCATCGAAATCAAAAATCACTGCGGCAATAGCAGCTTCTGCTTCAGTTGGATTGTTAGTTCTAGCTTTTGTTTTGGGGATATGTCTTTACCGTAAAAGGTCTAAAAAAGCATCTCCAAATGATATTG AGGGTCTTGGAGAGGCAGAGCTTGTGCATTACGACTTTGCCACTATGAAAACTGCAACCAGAGACTTCTCAGCCGAAAACACGTTGGGCAGAGGAGGGTTCGGTTTTGTTTACAAG GGGACGCTTGAGAACGGAGATCAGTTAGCCATCAAGAGACTCTCTAGCACATCTGGACAAGGTACAGAGGAATTCTTGGCCGAGGCCCGCTTCCTTGCTAAGCTTCAACACAACAATGTTGTCAAGCTCGTAGGATTTTGCCTGGAAGGAGAAGAAAAACTGCTTGTCTATGACTATATGTCTAATGCAAGCCTAGAACGATTTTTgtttg ATCCAACAAAGCGAACTCTGTTAGATTGGAAAACACGGTCCAGAATTATAACTGGGATTGCAAAAGGTCTACAATATCTCCATGAAGATTCTCGACTTACAATTATACATCGTGATATTAAACCCGAAAACATTTTATTGGATAAGGAGATGAACCCCAAGATAGCTGACTTTGGCTTAGCCAAACGCACGGGACTCGCAGAGAAGTATGGAACCACTGACGTCATTAAAGGAACACA AGGATACATGGCACCCGAGTGTGTCAATGGGGAATATTCCAATAAGTCCGACGTCTATAGTTTCGGAATCATgcttttggagattgtgagtggTCTGAACAATAGAACATATTACCAGGAATCAAAGAAGAGCCTCCAAAGTCAT GCATGGATACTATGGAATGAAGAGCGATCCATCGAACTAGTAGACCCGGAACTGGACAAAACTTATTCAAGCAAATATATTGAGAGGTTCATTCAAATTGGATTGATATGTGTGCAAGCGGATTAA